The Streptomyces sp. NBC_01244 genome contains a region encoding:
- a CDS encoding DNA-methyltransferase — protein sequence MPFSLHEGDALSVLATLPDACVDSVITDPPYNSGGRTAKERTTRTARQKYTSNDAGHTLPDFTGENMDQRSYGFWLTQIMTEAHRLTKPTGTALLFTDWRQLPVTTDAIQAAGWLWRGILTWHKPQARPQKGRFRQDCEYIVWASKGPMDNSRAIYLPGLYSASQPSGAERKHITQKPVSVMRELVKICPEQGTVLDFCTGSGSTGVAALLEGRSFIGVEKTPEYSKIAADRLTETLTQTLAQGDCTLAA from the coding sequence TTGCCCTTTTCCCTCCACGAGGGCGACGCGCTCAGCGTGCTCGCCACTCTCCCCGATGCCTGCGTCGACTCCGTCATCACCGACCCGCCGTACAACAGCGGTGGCCGGACGGCGAAGGAGCGGACCACGCGCACCGCGCGGCAGAAGTACACGTCCAACGATGCCGGCCACACGCTGCCGGACTTCACGGGCGAGAACATGGACCAAAGGAGCTACGGCTTCTGGCTGACGCAGATCATGACCGAGGCACACCGCCTGACGAAGCCCACGGGTACGGCGCTGCTGTTCACCGACTGGCGACAGCTGCCGGTGACCACCGATGCGATCCAGGCGGCCGGATGGCTCTGGCGCGGCATCCTGACCTGGCACAAGCCGCAGGCCAGGCCGCAGAAGGGCCGCTTCCGCCAGGACTGCGAGTACATCGTGTGGGCGTCCAAGGGGCCGATGGACAACTCCCGGGCCATCTACCTCCCCGGCCTGTACAGCGCCTCGCAGCCCTCCGGCGCGGAGCGGAAGCACATCACGCAGAAACCCGTCTCGGTGATGCGTGAGCTGGTGAAGATCTGCCCGGAGCAGGGCACGGTCCTCGACTTCTGCACCGGATCCGGCTCCACCGGCGTGGCCGCGCTCCTGGAGGGCCGCTCCTTCATCGGCGTCGAGAAGACCCCCGAGTACAGCAAGATCGCCGCCGACCGGCTGACCGAGACGCTGACGCAGACCCTCGCGCAGGGCGACTGCACGCTGGCGGCCTGA
- a CDS encoding SCO6881 family protein — MGFCDLPLANKLCTAADVIDFANNPGKAITEGIGNWIAKSIGELAAAAADLAADAIDTTTKVDLNATWFRENYEMLLPIGLVVLVATMCAQLVRAAFRRDGEALRQAFTGTASGVIFAFGAIALTTVAIEVVDALSDGLFAAAGTSMKEAVRRSIKVSQIGGLAGLGWMVPGIVGLGAAIGAFMFWCVMLVRKVGILVLVTLAVFAGAGGGWEVARRWRRGWIEATATLVVSKLLMTVIFLLGISALGRTDAKDGTAALADVMAGVVIMCLVLLCPYACFKFVHWAAESTDGESIHRAGGAGGQVARQHAENAARKGAAMAATAGTGGAAAAAGAAPQGPDGGGGFPGDIASHSTGGGDAKGQGGQGGGMSPAMDALKKAAQPPPTSVQQDTSGQVGGTSGGPATGSSGSGGDQWGERGSSSPPPQGNASSSEGTSASGSASAAPPPTGP, encoded by the coding sequence GTGGGCTTCTGCGACCTGCCCCTGGCCAACAAGTTGTGCACGGCTGCCGACGTCATTGACTTCGCTAACAACCCCGGCAAGGCGATCACCGAGGGCATAGGCAACTGGATCGCCAAGAGCATCGGTGAACTCGCTGCCGCAGCCGCCGACCTGGCAGCCGACGCCATCGACACCACCACCAAGGTCGACCTCAACGCCACGTGGTTCCGCGAGAACTACGAGATGTTGTTGCCGATCGGCTTGGTCGTCCTCGTCGCGACGATGTGCGCCCAGCTTGTCCGCGCGGCCTTCCGCCGCGACGGCGAGGCCCTGCGCCAGGCGTTCACCGGCACCGCCTCGGGCGTGATCTTCGCGTTCGGTGCCATCGCCCTGACCACTGTCGCCATCGAGGTCGTCGATGCCCTGAGCGACGGTCTCTTCGCCGCCGCGGGCACATCGATGAAGGAAGCCGTACGGCGCAGCATCAAGGTCTCCCAGATCGGCGGTCTGGCCGGGCTCGGGTGGATGGTGCCCGGCATCGTCGGCCTAGGAGCCGCCATCGGTGCCTTCATGTTCTGGTGCGTGATGCTCGTACGCAAGGTGGGCATTTTGGTCCTGGTCACCCTGGCCGTGTTCGCCGGTGCCGGCGGCGGCTGGGAGGTCGCTCGCCGCTGGCGGCGCGGCTGGATCGAGGCCACCGCCACCCTGGTCGTCTCCAAACTCCTGATGACCGTGATCTTCCTGCTGGGTATCTCCGCCCTCGGCAGGACCGATGCCAAGGACGGAACCGCCGCCCTTGCCGACGTCATGGCCGGCGTGGTCATCATGTGCCTCGTCCTGTTGTGCCCGTACGCCTGCTTCAAGTTTGTTCACTGGGCTGCTGAGAGCACCGATGGCGAGTCGATCCACCGTGCCGGTGGCGCGGGAGGGCAGGTCGCACGGCAGCACGCTGAGAACGCAGCCCGCAAGGGAGCGGCGATGGCCGCGACCGCGGGTACCGGAGGGGCGGCAGCTGCGGCAGGCGCGGCCCCGCAGGGTCCCGACGGCGGAGGCGGATTCCCCGGCGACATCGCCTCGCACTCCACCGGCGGCGGCGACGCCAAGGGCCAGGGCGGGCAGGGCGGCGGGATGTCTCCCGCGATGGACGCCCTGAAGAAGGCGGCGCAGCCGCCTCCGACCAGCGTGCAGCAGGACACCAGCGGCCAGGTCGGCGGCACCTCCGGCGGCCCCGCCACCGGTTCCTCCGGGTCAGGCGGCGACCAGTGGGGCGAACGCGGCAGCAGCTCCCCGCCGCCGCAGGGGAACGCGTCTTCCTCCGAAGGCACTTCAGCCAGCGGCTCGGCGTCAGCGGCGCCCCCGCCCACCGGTCCCTGA
- a CDS encoding SCO6880 family protein, which translates to MSDLTLTPPLTVKFPLRSRRGILLGLSFPQLILVSLTLALLLVTVVTTGLAGAFALVPLWAAIAALAFVRHSGRSLIDWAPIITRYAHRRRTSQTLWLARAVSRPRIDGLLHLPGSAAALRVVTPEGSQASAIHDPHQQTLTAVARVTSRAFALLDPSTQNANVANWGRALASIARSGHVATVQVLERTVPDSGDGLARHWSTHGRADTPVAGQVYADLVASAGPAAAPHESYIAISLDLKAAKRLISQAGGGLPGAFTVMAQTTSSVAQAARNSGLTVTGWLTAREISAVIRTAYDPKALSALQQWSESGRAEADPAAAGPVVQIEESDRLATDTARHATYWVENWPRTETSAGFLHGLLFSAGVRRSFSLIYAPQALSAALRDVQRRKATIISDAAERRRKGMVDSEEDNVEYADVKDRERQLIAGHADVALTGLLTVTAETDALLDSACAQIETAAVTAQVDLRRLLCQQPDAFALAALPLARTAL; encoded by the coding sequence TTGTCTGATCTGACCCTGACTCCCCCGCTGACGGTGAAGTTCCCTCTTCGCTCCCGTCGCGGCATCCTGCTCGGCCTGTCCTTCCCCCAGCTGATCCTGGTGTCCCTGACTCTGGCGCTGCTGCTGGTCACCGTCGTGACCACCGGCCTGGCCGGCGCCTTCGCCCTCGTCCCGCTGTGGGCGGCCATCGCGGCCCTGGCCTTCGTACGGCACAGCGGTCGCTCGCTCATCGACTGGGCGCCGATCATCACCCGTTACGCCCACCGCCGCCGTACCAGCCAGACCTTGTGGCTGGCCCGCGCCGTCTCCCGCCCCCGCATCGACGGCCTGCTCCACCTGCCCGGCTCTGCTGCAGCGCTGCGCGTGGTCACCCCCGAAGGCTCGCAGGCCTCGGCCATCCACGATCCGCACCAGCAGACCCTCACCGCTGTCGCCCGCGTCACCAGCAGGGCCTTCGCCCTGCTCGACCCGTCCACGCAGAACGCCAACGTCGCCAACTGGGGCCGGGCCCTGGCCAGCATCGCCCGTAGCGGGCACGTCGCCACCGTCCAGGTCCTGGAGCGGACCGTGCCCGATTCCGGTGACGGCCTCGCCCGCCACTGGAGCACCCACGGCCGCGCCGACACCCCGGTCGCCGGGCAGGTGTACGCCGACCTGGTCGCCTCCGCAGGCCCGGCCGCGGCCCCCCACGAGTCGTACATCGCGATCTCCCTGGACCTCAAGGCCGCCAAGCGGCTGATCTCGCAGGCCGGCGGAGGGCTGCCCGGAGCGTTCACCGTGATGGCGCAGACCACCAGCTCCGTCGCCCAGGCCGCCCGCAACTCCGGGCTGACGGTCACCGGCTGGCTGACCGCCCGCGAAATCTCCGCGGTCATACGGACCGCCTACGACCCCAAGGCCCTCTCCGCACTCCAGCAGTGGTCCGAGTCCGGCCGCGCCGAGGCCGACCCCGCCGCCGCGGGCCCCGTGGTCCAGATCGAGGAGAGCGACCGTCTCGCCACGGACACCGCCCGCCACGCCACCTACTGGGTCGAAAACTGGCCCAGGACCGAAACCTCGGCCGGCTTCCTCCACGGCCTGCTGTTCAGCGCCGGCGTCCGACGCAGCTTCTCCCTCATCTACGCCCCGCAGGCCCTGTCCGCCGCCCTGCGCGATGTCCAGCGCCGCAAGGCCACGATCATCTCGGACGCAGCCGAGCGGCGCCGCAAGGGCATGGTCGACAGCGAAGAGGACAACGTCGAGTACGCCGACGTGAAGGATCGGGAGCGGCAGCTGATCGCCGGCCACGCAGACGTGGCCCTGACCGGACTGCTCACCGTGACCGCGGAGACCGACGCCCTCCTCGACTCCGCCTGCGCACAGATCGAAACCGCCGCGGTGACCGCCCAGGTCGACCTGCGCCGCCTCCTCTGCCAGCAGCCCGACGCCTTCGCCCTGGCCGCACTGCCCCTGGCCCGCACCGCCCTGTAG
- a CDS encoding ATP-binding protein, which translates to MNHRPARRARRASASPLFTPHGTDRATRKAARKQLAEAQAKARETAAAHPSGHQPAEAHMPLPVYPAYGRPGAASARGTRLRLPAHRMTTATASGAYPFLAEGGLGAEGIYIGRDVHAEASFTFDPFTLYGRVEGFTNPNILLAGVIGQGKSALAKSFALRSVAFGYRVYVPCDPKGEWTPVAAALGGTSIALGPGLPGKLNPLDAAPRPAGVAESDWAVEVRKRRLLLLGSLARTVLGRDLKPMEHTALDVALDAVVQAAAAVGRTPLLGDIAHTLNQPDLLDQAGGTMSGHLGDAARDLAHALRRLVNGDLSGMFDAQSTIRFDPTSPMLTIDLSRLGGSGDDTALVLAMTCASAWMESALTDPAGGRRWVVYDEAWRLMRHAGLLERMQAQWKLSRGLGIANLMVIHRLSDLLTAGDAGSRGRALAEGLLADCSTRIIYRQENDQLHAAAGLLGLTSVEMQAISHLNRGRGLWRVAGRSFIVQHLLHPAEQQLFDTDSRMH; encoded by the coding sequence ATGAACCACCGGCCCGCCCGCCGAGCCCGCCGCGCCAGCGCGAGCCCCCTGTTCACCCCGCACGGCACCGACCGCGCCACCCGCAAAGCAGCCCGCAAGCAGCTCGCCGAAGCCCAGGCCAAGGCCCGCGAAACCGCCGCCGCCCACCCCTCCGGCCACCAGCCCGCCGAAGCGCACATGCCGCTCCCGGTGTACCCGGCCTACGGCCGCCCCGGCGCCGCCTCCGCACGCGGCACCCGGCTGCGCCTGCCCGCTCACCGCATGACCACCGCCACCGCCAGCGGCGCGTACCCCTTCCTCGCCGAAGGCGGGCTCGGCGCCGAAGGCATCTACATCGGCCGCGACGTCCACGCCGAGGCGAGCTTCACCTTCGACCCCTTCACCCTGTACGGGCGCGTCGAGGGATTCACCAACCCCAACATCCTCTTGGCCGGCGTGATCGGCCAGGGGAAGAGCGCCCTGGCCAAATCCTTCGCCCTGCGCTCAGTCGCCTTCGGGTACCGGGTGTACGTCCCCTGCGACCCCAAGGGCGAATGGACCCCCGTCGCCGCAGCCCTCGGTGGCACGTCGATCGCACTGGGCCCGGGGCTGCCCGGCAAGCTGAACCCCCTCGACGCCGCACCCCGGCCCGCCGGCGTGGCCGAGTCCGACTGGGCGGTCGAGGTCCGAAAGCGACGCCTGCTGCTCCTCGGCTCCCTCGCCCGCACCGTGCTCGGCCGGGACCTGAAGCCGATGGAGCACACCGCGCTCGACGTCGCCCTCGACGCGGTCGTCCAAGCCGCCGCCGCGGTCGGCCGCACCCCGCTGCTGGGCGACATCGCCCACACCCTCAACCAACCCGACCTCCTCGACCAGGCCGGCGGCACCATGTCCGGCCACCTCGGCGACGCGGCCCGCGACCTCGCCCACGCCCTGCGCCGGCTCGTCAACGGCGACCTCTCCGGCATGTTCGACGCCCAGTCGACCATCCGCTTCGACCCCACCAGCCCGATGCTGACCATCGACCTCTCCCGCCTGGGCGGATCCGGCGACGACACAGCGCTGGTACTGGCCATGACCTGCGCTTCGGCCTGGATGGAGTCCGCACTGACCGACCCCGCAGGCGGACGGCGCTGGGTGGTCTATGACGAGGCGTGGCGACTGATGAGGCACGCGGGACTGCTGGAGCGCATGCAGGCTCAGTGGAAGCTGTCCCGCGGGCTCGGCATCGCGAATTTGATGGTCATCCACCGGCTCTCGGACCTGCTGACCGCGGGCGACGCCGGATCACGCGGACGCGCCCTCGCCGAAGGCCTCCTCGCGGACTGCTCCACCCGCATCATCTACCGCCAGGAGAACGACCAACTCCACGCCGCGGCCGGCCTCCTCGGACTCACCTCCGTCGAAATGCAGGCCATATCCCACCTCAACCGAGGCCGCGGGCTGTGGCGCGTCGCCGGAAGGTCGTTCATCGTCCAGCACCTCCTCCACCCCGCCGAACAGCAGCTGTTCGACACGGACTCCCGAATGCACTGA
- a CDS encoding GNAT family N-acetyltransferase, whose amino-acid sequence MHRRWGRLRIRRPDFERLLRASDNWTASAPGDGVIALVSIGRLQHSPGVVDLGVQVADHLHRRGIGTGMVRFAARHAMAGGAHTLSVCTGQANAPMLGLLRRLGPASTLRDGSHTELRLSLSDVTSHSRPTRRGLPCPQPHGSASARP is encoded by the coding sequence ATGCACCGCAGGTGGGGTCGGCTCCGGATCCGCCGACCGGACTTCGAGCGCCTCCTGCGCGCCTCGGACAACTGGACCGCCAGCGCGCCCGGCGACGGGGTGATCGCCCTGGTCTCCATCGGACGCCTCCAGCACAGCCCCGGCGTTGTCGACCTCGGCGTACAGGTTGCCGACCACCTCCACCGCCGCGGTATCGGCACGGGGATGGTCCGCTTCGCCGCCCGGCACGCGATGGCCGGCGGAGCTCACACCCTGAGCGTCTGCACCGGGCAGGCCAACGCCCCCATGCTGGGCCTCCTTCGCCGCCTGGGTCCTGCCTCCACGTTGCGCGACGGCAGCCACACCGAACTCCGGCTGTCGCTGTCCGACGTCACCAGCCACTCCCGCCCCACCCGACGAGGACTTCCATGCCCCCAGCCACACGGCTCGGCGTCCGCAAGGCCCTGA
- a CDS encoding DUF4913 domain-containing protein, with translation MPESIDPHDEGQLEPIRMADGDLEDLEASVRRLMEQSADQARLLDSLAADPMPASPFAGFPAMPARSSMPMMPPPPPEPRFILTLDGEDFDTELDGLTDWVQRIFLGVYGSEITTATPWCHEWQEHLDVVGWLHALWLAWGQHMDPEAGPSGPAVWHRDFLTHTVAAVRAPGGPLSACTTDPERRSHRLLPRPDAPLQPTSGDGRAYPGETE, from the coding sequence GTGCCCGAATCCATAGACCCTCACGACGAGGGACAGCTGGAGCCGATCCGAATGGCCGATGGTGACCTGGAGGACCTGGAAGCCTCGGTCCGCAGGCTGATGGAGCAGTCGGCCGACCAGGCCCGGCTGCTCGACAGCCTCGCCGCCGACCCCATGCCGGCGTCACCCTTCGCCGGGTTCCCGGCGATGCCGGCCAGATCCAGCATGCCGATGATGCCGCCCCCGCCGCCGGAGCCCCGGTTCATCCTCACCCTCGACGGCGAGGACTTCGACACCGAACTGGACGGCCTGACCGACTGGGTGCAGCGCATCTTCCTCGGCGTGTACGGCTCGGAGATCACCACCGCCACGCCGTGGTGCCACGAGTGGCAGGAACACCTGGACGTGGTGGGCTGGCTACACGCGCTGTGGCTGGCCTGGGGCCAGCACATGGACCCTGAGGCCGGGCCCTCCGGCCCCGCCGTGTGGCACCGGGACTTCCTCACCCACACCGTGGCGGCTGTCCGTGCCCCCGGCGGCCCGCTCTCGGCATGCACCACCGACCCTGAACGGCGCTCCCACCGGCTTCTGCCGCGCCCCGACGCACCGCTCCAGCCGACCTCAGGGGACGGACGCGCCTACCCCGGCGAGACGGAATGA
- a CDS encoding DUF3631 domain-containing protein, producing the protein MTVPSQHDLLTPFIDGIIDVAIEGILEGLLDILDEDRCEREACCADRPEAAPGSPYSGCPRGSGTVAPRPSGCACRSTFLELLDVIRTTEPPTGAAAPSRCCSDQTASRTSSAAESSGPTTSSRLVVECLNAFGRRGNPQAMASMDLVAELTGVPGVAGKGWKYADITPVRLAKLLAPYDIHPRNTDLSDGRRRKAYSRRALARALHSQPL; encoded by the coding sequence TTGACCGTCCCCTCCCAGCACGACCTCTTGACCCCCTTCATCGACGGAATCATCGACGTAGCCATCGAAGGCATCCTCGAAGGTCTCCTCGACATCCTCGACGAGGATCGATGCGAGCGAGAGGCCTGCTGTGCCGACCGCCCGGAGGCCGCCCCCGGCAGCCCGTACTCCGGCTGCCCCCGCGGTTCCGGCACTGTGGCACCCCGTCCGTCCGGCTGCGCCTGCCGAAGCACGTTCCTGGAGCTGCTGGACGTGATCCGGACCACGGAGCCCCCGACGGGCGCCGCAGCCCCGTCCCGGTGCTGCTCGGACCAGACGGCGAGCCGCACCAGCAGTGCAGCCGAGAGCTCCGGCCCTACGACCTCTTCGCGTCTGGTCGTGGAATGCCTCAACGCCTTCGGCCGACGGGGCAACCCGCAGGCCATGGCCTCCATGGACCTGGTCGCCGAGCTGACGGGCGTACCGGGCGTGGCAGGCAAGGGCTGGAAGTATGCCGACATCACCCCCGTACGCCTGGCGAAGCTGCTGGCCCCGTACGACATCCATCCGCGGAACACGGATCTCTCCGACGGCCGGCGGCGCAAGGCGTACTCGCGGCGTGCTCTCGCACGGGCCCTGCACAGCCAGCCGCTCTGA
- a CDS encoding winged helix-turn-helix transcriptional regulator: protein MPTTGLPRPLTADLARVGESLEMLSPRWTVWTLMTLSDQPMRYTEIKPRLGMLQDGQLAPRLARLTADGLVERRQEHVRHVNYRLSARGHALTGVIAALASYGDSHLDKETKPNRKTGELEVERIPPAQNAEDVLTLITPKHATPLLWALRSEGRASGRDLAAMVLPGGNTALLYSPLRQLVADGLVERLGHSDYQLSAQGMELAPVFRSLSAWGAGRRTQAEHPLWAERTAPDPQLPDGRWAANRSLPAAAPPATSVRAGNLFSHAQPARPAAASSSMGGRAR, encoded by the coding sequence TTGCCCACCACCGGCCTGCCCCGTCCCCTTACCGCCGACCTCGCCCGGGTCGGTGAAAGCCTGGAGATGCTCAGCCCGCGCTGGACGGTATGGACGCTGATGACCCTCAGCGACCAGCCGATGCGCTACACCGAGATCAAGCCCCGCCTGGGCATGCTCCAGGACGGCCAGCTCGCCCCCCGGCTCGCCCGTCTCACCGCCGACGGCCTCGTCGAGCGCCGCCAGGAGCACGTACGCCACGTCAACTACCGCCTGTCGGCTCGCGGCCATGCCCTCACCGGCGTGATCGCCGCCCTCGCGTCCTACGGCGACAGCCACCTAGACAAGGAGACGAAGCCGAACAGGAAGACCGGCGAGCTGGAAGTCGAGCGGATACCCCCGGCACAGAACGCCGAAGACGTCCTGACCCTCATCACGCCCAAGCACGCCACCCCGCTGCTGTGGGCGCTGCGCTCAGAGGGACGCGCCTCCGGCCGGGACCTGGCAGCCATGGTGCTCCCCGGCGGGAACACCGCCCTGCTGTACTCGCCGCTGCGCCAGCTCGTCGCCGACGGACTCGTCGAGCGGCTCGGCCACAGCGACTACCAGCTCTCCGCCCAGGGGATGGAACTTGCCCCGGTCTTCCGCTCGCTCTCCGCGTGGGGCGCCGGCCGCCGGACCCAGGCCGAGCATCCGTTGTGGGCCGAGCGGACCGCCCCCGACCCGCAGCTCCCCGATGGCCGGTGGGCGGCCAACCGTTCCCTCCCCGCTGCAGCCCCGCCGGCCACGAGCGTGCGGGCGGGCAACCTGTTCTCCCACGCCCAGCCCGCCCGCCCCGCCGCGGCCAGCTCTTCGATGGGGGGCCGGGCCCGATGA
- a CDS encoding winged helix-turn-helix transcriptional regulator translates to MSTPRPAADAVSAAAMLSLRWTTRIISEIDDNGPIPHRAAQATFPDIPADSLQHGLRTLRQRGLLQVRERRDDDSPVELTQAGQDLGDVYEAFSRWARRHHYPTAQTDFVTRVEATLYLLRDRHTVSLLEAPSAMPYGYRARRALHAGLIATGSNGWYTLTEAGGELGQALAVLTSWAAAHPQVVMDAVGRRPGRPTTALHHVAGPALPPAHASSTPAPRFPR, encoded by the coding sequence ATGAGTACACCCCGACCGGCCGCCGACGCGGTCAGCGCCGCCGCGATGCTGAGCCTGCGGTGGACAACGCGGATCATCAGCGAGATCGACGACAACGGGCCCATCCCGCACCGAGCCGCTCAGGCCACCTTCCCCGATATCCCGGCAGACAGCCTGCAGCACGGGCTGCGCACCCTTCGCCAGCGCGGACTCCTCCAGGTGCGCGAGCGCCGCGACGACGACAGCCCCGTCGAACTCACACAGGCCGGCCAGGACCTCGGAGACGTCTACGAAGCCTTCTCCCGCTGGGCACGGAGGCACCACTACCCCACTGCGCAGACCGACTTCGTCACCCGGGTCGAGGCGACCCTCTACCTGCTGCGCGACCGCCACACCGTGAGCCTGCTCGAAGCCCCGTCGGCCATGCCGTACGGATACCGGGCACGGCGGGCGCTTCACGCCGGTCTCATCGCGACCGGCTCCAACGGCTGGTACACGCTCACCGAGGCCGGAGGGGAACTCGGTCAGGCGCTGGCCGTCCTCACGAGCTGGGCAGCCGCCCACCCGCAGGTCGTCATGGACGCCGTGGGCCGCCGTCCGGGCAGGCCGACCACAGCGCTCCACCACGTCGCCGGCCCCGCCCTCCCGCCGGCCCATGCCAGCTCCACCCCGGCGCCGCGCTTCCCCCGGTAG
- a CDS encoding C40 family peptidase produces the protein MKSIAAIIGVACLSPVLLAGTAAVAAAGSAGRSSNCSTGKGLDTAAVAKAVEAILGGKGGTSQDVHVEGLELPAEQIPHAKTIVATGISLHVPERGQVVALATAIQESRLRNLNGGDRDSLGLFQQRPSQGWGTPEQIRDPVYAATKFYNGLLKVHGWEQMTITQAAQAVQLSGFPGAYAQWEPLARALQQAIVKTLPGGNGTPGTGGTQPPATGGCAGGGDLGPIPEGAVPDGYEIPKDAPEKVRTAIRWSMGQLGTMYQWGGTCTNSHGPDPMGRCDCSSLTQQSYKAAGITLTRTTYTQVKEGDPVPASAIRPGDLLFTRPGPSGPEHVAMAIGTAKGTPLAIEAPRTGKPVRIVTQASLGTIIAVQRMVPAS, from the coding sequence TTGAAATCGATAGCCGCCATCATCGGCGTCGCCTGTCTCTCCCCCGTCCTGCTCGCCGGTACCGCGGCCGTCGCCGCAGCCGGTTCGGCCGGACGGTCCTCCAACTGCTCCACAGGCAAAGGCCTCGACACGGCCGCGGTCGCGAAGGCCGTCGAGGCCATCCTCGGCGGCAAGGGCGGCACCAGCCAGGACGTACACGTCGAAGGGCTGGAGCTGCCCGCCGAGCAGATCCCGCACGCCAAGACCATCGTCGCCACCGGCATCTCCCTCCATGTCCCCGAACGCGGACAGGTCGTGGCCCTGGCCACGGCCATCCAGGAGAGCCGCCTGCGCAATCTGAACGGCGGCGACCGGGACTCACTCGGGCTGTTCCAGCAGCGGCCCAGCCAGGGCTGGGGCACCCCCGAGCAGATCCGCGACCCGGTCTACGCCGCCACCAAGTTCTACAACGGGCTGCTGAAGGTGCACGGGTGGGAGCAGATGACCATCACCCAGGCCGCCCAGGCAGTCCAGCTCAGCGGCTTCCCGGGCGCGTACGCGCAGTGGGAACCGCTCGCCCGCGCCCTGCAGCAGGCCATCGTCAAGACCCTCCCCGGCGGCAACGGCACGCCCGGAACCGGCGGCACCCAGCCACCGGCAACCGGCGGATGCGCCGGAGGCGGCGACCTCGGACCGATCCCCGAAGGTGCCGTCCCGGACGGGTACGAGATCCCCAAGGACGCACCCGAGAAGGTCCGCACCGCGATCCGCTGGTCGATGGGCCAGCTCGGAACGATGTACCAGTGGGGCGGGACCTGCACGAATTCCCACGGCCCGGACCCGATGGGCCGGTGCGACTGCTCCAGCCTGACCCAGCAGTCCTACAAGGCCGCCGGCATCACCCTCACACGCACCACGTACACCCAGGTCAAGGAAGGCGACCCGGTCCCCGCATCCGCGATCCGGCCCGGCGACCTGCTGTTCACCCGCCCCGGCCCCTCCGGCCCCGAGCACGTGGCCATGGCCATCGGCACCGCCAAGGGCACCCCCTTGGCGATCGAGGCACCCCGGACCGGCAAGCCCGTCCGGATCGTCACCCAGGCCAGCCTGGGCACCATCATCGCCGTCCAGCGGATGGTCCCCGCTTCCTAG
- a CDS encoding DUF6238 family protein, with the protein MTPHTQTTDAHPYLRAATAGIRHHTRSLTPQADRPRPKTPADRAHLDVLHAHLTTLHQLLDQLTDTTRNSWPAAGRHLATAHTRLWQASAELHDAFHTLPPETSGAEAECRPDRLPDGPPVLTICHRHLATGHAIRRKTTPADLRGHTTHCGR; encoded by the coding sequence GTGACACCCCACACCCAGACCACCGACGCGCACCCCTACCTGCGCGCCGCCACCGCCGGCATCCGCCACCACACCCGCAGCCTCACGCCCCAGGCCGACCGGCCCCGCCCGAAGACACCCGCGGACCGCGCCCACCTGGACGTCCTCCACGCCCACCTCACCACGCTCCACCAGCTCCTCGACCAGCTCACCGACACCACCCGCAACAGCTGGCCCGCGGCCGGACGCCACCTCGCAACCGCCCACACGCGGCTGTGGCAGGCAAGCGCCGAACTACACGACGCCTTCCACACCCTCCCGCCCGAAACCTCCGGCGCCGAAGCCGAGTGCCGGCCGGACCGGCTCCCCGACGGCCCGCCCGTGCTGACCATCTGCCACCGCCACCTCGCAACCGGCCACGCCATCCGCCGCAAGACCACCCCCGCCGACCTGCGCGGCCACACCACCCACTGCGGGCGATGA